A region of Dermochelys coriacea isolate rDerCor1 chromosome 1, rDerCor1.pri.v4, whole genome shotgun sequence DNA encodes the following proteins:
- the LOC119860876 gene encoding signal peptide peptidase-like 2B, producing the protein MTPLLSCILLLLVPHALAQHLGVVRVIPEKGGDYCFLFPSHWVESMQDNSGKTKWLQPHQDLTYSTLCCLPSSFGEEDCDGGGLSTRIASVRKGNCNFFENGRLQRINGTQVVLILGGDAPISLTGGSGLGHNWGHCEESITPVNLLSDMDIIYLFFKHLGRLLGYNTEIMFILAVGTVTTGGYWAGNIEKKRQQYMKCRCKNEEDFDDVTIDPDVFFICASVVMSSFMLLALYCFYDHLVNIMIGFFSLYASIGLYSCLSPSVNKLPFGEYKLHLPYFHNGPQIRTLFLAGFSVSITVTWMIFRNEDQWAWVLQDILGISICLYVLKTIRMPTLKNCSLFLAALLVYDVFFVFITPFLTKSGESIMEVAALGPSDSVSREKIPFLLKVPILSSASTFDDSPFTILGLGDIVIPGFLIAYCHRFDVQMHSSRVYFVASTIAYSYGLLMTFVASVLMQMGQPALLYLVPFTLTTSLVVALLRKELTIFWTGSGFTEDLSCPSSGISYPDTPRDSNTQVCQQEREENLINFTFNEEQLDNSIVVTEELIDLNIYVEQNSDFMLCKEEPINQHDGEHKGEILRAEKNESDSMIEGKAPQTYPENLNM; encoded by the coding sequence ATGACACCGCTGCTGTCCTGCATCCTCCTGCTTCTCGTTCCACATGCACTTGCTCAGCATCTGGGAGTCGTCAGAGTCATTCCAGAGAAGGGAGGAGATTACTGCTTCCTCTTCCCTTCTCATTGGGTGGAATCAATGCAGGATAACAGTGGCAAAACGAAATGGCTTCAGCCACATCAGGACCTAACTTACTCAACCTTGTGTTGTCTTCCTTCCTCCTTTGGCGAGGAGGATTGTGATGGTGGGGGACTCAGCACTAGAATTGCCTCAGTGAGGAAGGGTAACTGCAACTTCTTTGAGAACGGCAGACTCCAGAGAATAAATGGAACACAAGTGGTATTAATCCTTGGTGGAGATGCCCCAATATCCCTCACAGGAGGCAGTGGATTGGGCCACAACTGGGGTCACTGTGAGGAGAGCATTACTCCTGTAAATCTGCTCAGTGACATGGACATAATCTATTTATTCTTCAAACACTTAGGCAGGCTCTTGGGATACAATACGGAGATCATGTTCATCCTTGCCGTAGGCACAGTCACAACTGGAGGCTACTGGGCAGGAAACATAGAGAAGAAAAGGCAGCAATACATGAAATGCAGATGCAAAAATGAAGAAGATTTTGATGATGTAACAATTGACCCTGATGTCTTCTTTATCTGTGCAAGTGTAGTGATGTCCTCCTTCATGCTGCTTGCTCTCTACTGCTTCTACGATCACTTAGTGAATATAATGATAGGATTTTTCAGCCTATATGCATCCATTGGGCTTTACAGTTGTTTGTCTCCCTCTGTGAACAAACTCCCATTTGGAGAATACAAACTCCATTTACCATATTTTCACAATGGTCCACAAATTAGGACATTGTTCCTGGCAGGATTTTCTGTCTCCATCACTGTCACATGGATGATCTTCAGAAATGAAGATCAGTGGGCCTGGGTCCTGCAAGACATTTTAGGAATCTCTATCTGCctttatgttttaaaaacaatccGCATGCCTACCTTGAAGAACTGCAGTTTGTTTCTAGCTGCTCTTTTGGTCTACGATGTGTTTTTCGTATTTATCACTCCTTTTCTAACCAAGTCTGGGGAGAGCATAATGGAAGTGGCAGCTCTTGGACCATCTGACTCTGTCAGTCGTGAAAAGATCCCCTTTTTGTTGAAGGTTCCAATATTATCCTCTGCATCAACCTTTGATGACAGCCCCTTTACTATCCTTGGCCTTGGTGACATTGTAATTCCCGGTTTCCTGATAGCCTACTGCCACAGATTTGATGTTCAGATGCACTCCTCCAGAGTCTATTTTGTAGCTTCTACCATAGCGTATAGCTATGGCCTCCTGATGACCTTTGTAGCATCAGTATTAATGCAAATGGGTCAGCCAGCTCTCCTCTACTTGGTGCCCTTTACGCTTACCACTAGCCTGGTTGTAGCTCTTCTGCGCAAAGAACTCACAATTTTTTGGACAGGCAGTGGTTTCACAGAGGACTTATCTTGTCCTTCCTCAGGGATCAGCTATCCGGATACCCCAAGAGATTCAAATACACAAGTGTGTCaacaagaaagggaagaaaacctGATCAATTTCACATTCAATGAAGAACAGCTAGATAACTCCATTGTAGTGACAGAAGAATTGATTGATCTCAACATATACGTTGAACAGAACTCAGACTTCATGCTATGTAAAGAAGAACCAATCAATCAACATGATGGTGAACATAAGGGAGAGATTCTCAGAGCAGAGAAGAATGAGTCAGACTCTATGATAGAAGGAAAAGCTCCACAAACATACCCAGAAAACCTCAACATGTAA